The DNA window AGATCTTTTCGCCGCGAGCTCCTCATCGAGAGTCGTGGGGTTCCCccgtgtttttcttttttttttttcgttcttttCCTCCCCGAACCTTTTCGTCCGTTCGTTTCCGGCCGGTCTTTTCGCATCCTCCACGCGCGCGACGCGCTGAAAAGTATTCCAACGTCGAGCTCacgacaaatatttttctttcatgtgTATATGATTCTAGAAATATGGAGTGTATTCATTGCGTTCCGCTAGAAAAATGCCGTTCAGAGAAATATAGATTGCCTTCAACGGATAGATGTTATATCGCCATAAAATACGCATTGTATGTATTAATGGCACTTCGACGTTTGtcgcaattatatttataaaagatcaCACGATTGTAAGAAGAAGCAATACCGTTGAGAATAATATTTGCGTTTATACAATGCAACTGCTAatcaaaaagatataacaTTACGCATTAATTAAGTAAATGCTTAAAAGTTTagtgataattataaaatgtttgtaaGGAACGTTGAATTCAGTTTGTGGAATAAATtcgatacatattttattgtaatttatatatatataataaaaaatatacaatgtattCTATTGCTTGATTGTGATAATTCATGTAGAATGTACAAAAGTTGAAATCTGTATGTTAGATATATTTCGCATCGcattgtttttcatttttcggaAATTCTGTAAACGATGCGTACGAAATGCATAGTGACATTGTTATATCGcacttttttgtttatctaCTGCGAACTTTTGATCTAACCCCGTTCAGAACAGCTGTGTCTTCCTTCATTTGACAATTTATATCGCAATCTAGTAAAGTAATCCCGTTAATAACTACTTGCTGTTTATTGCCGATTTAGAaagtacgaaaattataaaacactctcaaacataaaaaaattgacggtataaaataaaacgagacACATTGAAATAAACGATAgcaattatgaataaattaaaagttatagaaaaatatatgtacatgctTTAGCAACTGCCAAGTATATTGACAATTTGCTCAGTGAAAAGTCGAAATTGATTGATCTCTAAAATTGCCATTTTCGATTAAAGAATATTCGAATCATCGTCTTTAAAAGATACGACAGTAGGGAACAACAGGAGAGAACAATCTTTCGAATCGATGTATTCTAATCTAGTTGTTTCGCTGTAACATCAGTCTCGGAatgtcaattattttattttacgcgtCCTTTGCCAATTTGGAATATCGATTACGTATGATACACGTGGCACCCGTAACACCAGAAAGTTTCGCAAACTCCAACGCGGCAATAAAGCCGATAGTCGATTGCCGCACATCTCGTTATCGTATACAGTAATTACGTAAAGTGTTGTACGTTAATATGTTATTACGGCCGTCAGGGAAGCGGTGTGGGGAATGCAGAATATGTGATTTGTACtgtatagatatacatatataaatatatttatcggtTTTAATACGAGtaagattataaaatcgtATGTCCTAAGTAGTCATCGAGTGTCCGTATCTCGGTAGTCTTATGATTGTATAGCATACAGAAGACAAAGGATCCGTCGCTATACTATACGCCGCCGTAAATAAATCGCGGTTTCGTGAAACTTGCAACGATTTTTAACGGTATACGATCCAACAACGCATAAATTTGATGGCAGTCATTGATGCGCAGAATGTCCTACTGTTACCGCAAATCTTGACAACAATTGTTGATTCGATGAACTTGgagttcattttttttgttaacgaaaacttagattttttttttcagaaccAATCACACATTTATCTACTTCAATTCAGTGATCATTTATCTTGGATTTTTACGGATAAGTTTCAAATAAAGTCCTAATAATCAAAATCTCTTTGAGATCTATTAAAGTAAACTACAGTCTTTATAAAATGAATCTAACCGTGCctgaatcttttaattttttatcttaaatatgtataataataaatacataatattaaatcacTACAAGTTTTCGCTAAGAGAAAAGTGACTTCAATTTCAGTTAAAGAATCTGCCATCACCAGATTCATCGGCGAAACGtaataattaacgtaaatGGTTTACGTAAAGTATCGCGCCGATAatcatcaatttatttttccattgtTCCCTAATGACGCGCGTGCGACGGGCTACGTATTTCGTTACCATTTAACCTTATCATTAAGTAATAAAGTTAATCAGTGTTCGCGCGCGGGAGCGTGTCGTGTTGATTGTTGTAAATCGTATCGTGATGCCAAGCCTGAATATTTACCCCTGCCGACGCGCGGTTTATATGCAGGAACTTCCGCATAAGCTTCGGATACACAACGGTGCCTCGAATGCAAACTTCATGCGAAATGCTAACACGCGTTCGGGCgccgcgcgcacgcacgtacaCATGTATACACGCGCATATGCCTATATATCCCTTGCGTTGTTCAAACTTGCGTCGGTTGCATTTTTCGAGTGAATCGCGAGagctctctccctctccgtGCACATGCTTGGAGTGTGATTATTGCCGTTAACCCCTAAGTAGAGACTTATATGACACGGAGGCACAGACCACTTGTCTTGCGAATAGCTTTATCAAATTGCAGCATTATGTAGCATTTTCAGCTTCTTTTTTACTAGACTAGAATATTCCCCTAACAATTGTAacatattctataaatatcttatcttTTATTGTATTCTATCCGATTCTATCTATtgtatcaatataataatccCTTTTTGATATCAAACCCTTTtggtgatatattttattaatttataagaagtatagcgaattttttaagtgtgcaagttgATATGTCCAACTTTAAaatctgatattttaaaaCCTGATATTTTAAGGAAATTTTCATAGAATGAACACAGATTTTCAAGCGTGGCACTAATTAGTGCGCTAATTAGGAGGCTTTgcaatatcaaatatttaaacagcttttattattttgtttataattataaaactttttggGGAAACCAAACaagaggaaaataaataaggacCGATTATACAACACGGTTCAGAAAAAGTTATGATCATGAATTGAAACTCTGTGAcgagaaagtaaaatttcaCCCTTTCTAATACATGAGTACTCTGGAATTGTTCTTTAAGCTCTGGGGGATGTACTCTTTAGCTCAGtaaatgcagaaaattaaatttttcatcgataaagtttaatatttctcagttttaatttatttattaaatcaaatgtTGTCATAAAGAAAGAttctttatttgcaaaatgtaagcccgtattttatatactgtGTCGTATGAATtacaataatcaattaatgACAGAATAAGTTGCACCTTTTTCAATGCAACATTACGGGTTAACGATGCTTACTTAAGGGTTAACGAAATAAAGTTAAAgaaactgtaattattattggTAAGCATACGTGACATTTTCTTGTTAATTTACGCGAGCTCTTTAAAAGGATATAATAGCAGCTGCTGGTAGTTAGATGACGCACTAGAAGTTGCATTAGAAATTATTCGATCGTtcgttacattaaattaatatcgtgAAAGCTgccattaattattcaatttgcatatattaatttttattgtatgcTTTCTGGATAAAACCGAAGGAGTGAAAATTTTAGGGATAATCTATCACAATTAAGGCATTATTTTTTCGATAGGAATTCATgacataaatcaattaaatttttccacACGTGTGTTTggcacaaaaatatatatagcacAAGCATATATAGGACAAGGCTGatcagtaattaatattagaacGAGTTATTTGgacttttaattaatgcagCAATTTATgctcgaaataaaatatcaattttcgaaagcttgttataaatttaagatGTCAATGTGTAAGCTGgacgattttttaattgattattgaAATGCGTCAAATAAAcgatcgaataatttttactgcATCCATCACATATATTTCATGGTCGAAGATTGACGCTGTTATAGATACGTGGTATAGCCTAATGTGATATTCATAATACCATAAAAAAAGCTTCTgcgtctgtctctctttctctctctttctctttcggcACACGCGTATATTTCGCAACACGATACGAGAGTGCACGCGACACAGGACGTTTCACAGTGTACCTTAAGCAggtgtataatattacttaaaaaatgaaGTAAATATTGTAGTCGATCGAGAAAAAGCGCATTTGCATTATGAAAACTTAATAAAGCGATATGTTGAAGAATGCCTTTTGTCtttgttcttttataatcGATGCTTATTCCCGAAATGCTATAATGAGTAAATCATGATGAGTAGTAAGCCTAACGcacaaaaaataagagaaagaaactCATAACTTGATTACGTGTCGTAATCAAAGTTCTTTATATCAAATTCTATTAATGAAAGGCTATAAGCAATCTTTCTTTATCCACCTATAATAAACAACAgatgaagaataaaataaagatattaaaaattgcacgaatcgtaaaaattatacgaaCGTTCAattctcttttccttaaaaCAATCCTCCATATAATATGCTgggctttatttaaattagtaaaaattgataataatatttattctatacaaagtaaaatttatttaaaaaaactttaatttagaTTTGAAAATGTGTCGaatttttccttttacttaattcataaaaaatattgcattctTATCTAAATacagttatttatatttttatagcatGGATATTCTGTAGGAATTTTCACCATCTCTTCAATTTAACGTCGCGAATGCCGTGTGCCGATATATTGACATGACATATTTTATGCGTCTCACTGCGACGCATCGATATACGACTGCACATTCAAGAGCTCTAATGTTAAAGTAACTTTGACGAATCAAGATGACGCCTAGATCCACGGGATATGGGTATATATGCACGCTATATACGATACGaacaattaaacataataatagatacagcttataaaaaaatcaagaaatttaaattttttattttaaaaataaattatgtttataaaagattggcataaatattttattaaaaattgcgttGGAAATATCAACTAATCGCAAAGTTTCTCGTGTTACTAACAATCTCAATTCTGACAAAAAATTGGATTGCTGAaacttatacatatgtagGTATTCtatgacatattttattacgtttcactatttttattattttggcaTATCGATTCTACTGCATACTTTCTGGGATTCTCATTGtgaattacaatattttttaatccatAATAAAGGTTATTTATAACTATTGATTtctaaactttataatttatgcaattaaataaatataaatattaaattaatataatttaaatccaTAActgcttttttattaaatacatagtttaattattactcaTTCTTCAACTTTATCGATTTTCTGTGATTCTCATCTGGAAAAACCCATACAGCACAGATTGTTGCAGAAAGCTTCCAGAAAGGTTTCAAACCTTGCAGAAAGCTTCCAAATCTTTCTGGAAGCTTTCTGCAACAATCTGTGCTGTATGGGAAGGCATATTAATGTTAcatacaagaaaattttacaaagagtaaaaaaattaatgatagcaTAAAGacaaactaaataaaaaaatttttttaatacgaacaaaatatatttaagtaaatatataataaagcaaaaaataataagtataatctGCAAATGgttttctcatttttcattaaaatacgCGTTTCCCGAAAATATCGACCGTTGGTAAATTATCAGTGTGCAACGCTATTAGTAATTATCGATATCAAAGCTCACTAACATCGACGAAATTATACTCAAAAttgacataataataattaattctttgtggTTTGAgtcatatttttgttttatttcgcTGTCAGACCGTATCAATTTGGCAACTTACACACAGTATCATATAACTTCCGTtcgtttcaatattttaacgttttaattcttttcaaattataaaacacgCATAGAAGGCTCCATAAAGAATATACAAATCTTAATGGAATGAAACGCAATGTCGAGTCGACATAGGAGAACTCTCGATATAGAACCGCaaaggattaaaaaattataattaataaaaagatgaaGCTGATCGAAATAACATGATTCTTCTGCATAGCAGAAGAAATATTCTTAACTTATAATCCAATAGAAGAATCAGCTTCATATTCAGTCGACCAGCACAGTCTGATTTTTCAGTTAAAACGTTAGAAGGGATATGCCGCGCCNNNNNNNNNNNNNNNNNNNNNNNNNNNNNNNNNNNNNNNNNNNNNNNNNNNNNNNNNNNNNNNNNNNNNNNNNNNNNNNNNNNNNNNNNNNNNNNNNNNNNNNNNNNNNNNNNNNNNNNNNNNNNNNNNNNNNNNNNNNNNNNNNNNNNNNNNNNNNNNNNNNNNNNNNNNNNNNNNNNNNNNNNNNNNNNNNNNNNNNNNNNNNNNNNNNNNNNNNNNNNNNNNNNNNNNNNNNNNNNNNNNNNNNNNNNNNNNNNNNNNNNNNNNNNNNNNNNNNNNNNNNNNNNNNNNNNNNNNNNNNNNNNNNNNNNNNNNNNNNNNNNNNNNNNNNNNNNNNNNNNNNNNNNNNNNNNNNNNNNNNNNNNNNNNNNNNNNNNNNNNNNNNNNNNNNNNNNNNNNNNNNNNNNNNNNNNNNNNNNNNNNNNNNNNNNNNNNNNNNNNNNNNNNNNNNNNNNNNNNNNNNNNNNNNNNNNNNNNNNNNNNNNNNNNNNNNNNNNNNNCCGCGCTATTACCACTAACTGCCGCTAACGAATATCAAGTTCACTGAACCGATGAGGGCGTTATTGTTGTCCTGTGTGGCGCGTGAGTGTCATTCAAGCTTGTTTACAAAATTTCGGAGCTGTGTATATCTTGGCGATCGACGCAGCTCGTTGGCGGCTGACTGGAAATGATTAATCGCCATTTATAAACGCTACTCGGAAACATAATATACGCTTCGTATTGTCTACCCTACCTTTATAACGTAGACACGCGGTGCGGGGAAATTGGACCTAACCTAACTGGTTTGCGGCACGTCCCGCGGGCTACTTCTCCGCTGTATAGTGTATACAAACATCAATGACAGAACGCTTTGCGAGCGTTCTGCAAATATCGACTGCCCCGTGGTAGTCGCTTAACAATTCGCCACCGCTCGCAGGACGACTTGTTTAGATGGATAATGAGCGAGTCCGATGACACGGATGTCCTGCTCCTGATCCCGCCCGATATATTCCACGTGCCGTCTTCCGATTCCGACACCTCGAGCGATCGCGCATCCCGAACGGATTGCGCCGGCGGCGGTGTTATCTCGGAGCTGGTGGGACATATGCAATCGTTGGAGTCCCGAATCACCGCGATCGAGTCCAGGGACAATAGCCTGGACATTTCCGCGCCCAGCAGTTTGCTTAACGACTCTCAACCGGTCTACGGCAGCGCGTCCTACCCTGCTTATCAACGGCAGACCCTACCTAGAACTAGATTCTCCGTAAGTCAAGGCGCTAGCTTGCAAAATACCCCCGTGAAGCCGCGTAAATCTCTGTCCGTTCCTTCCACCCCCAATGGCTACTCGTCGCAGAGCTGTACTAACTTCCCGAAGAGAGACGTGAGGTCTGGGTGCCACCTTACGACAGTTGATACCTCTCATTCGACTAATACTAATAATCTCACTCGGACCAAGCATGACGCTCTAACTTCGTACTCCGATTCCTTTGCGGTGCCTCCTGCTTCCTGTGGTACTGGGCTCTCGCATGCCACTGTTATGTCTACGAAGGACTCCTGCTTGTCTCTTCGAGCGAATGATCGTATGAGTAACTTGTCTTGCAAACCCCACGATTCCCCGCCATCAGCAATACCCGTGTCAAATTCATCTAATGCATCGATAGGTCAGCTGCTGCATACCCGTTCTAGAATAGTGCAGGAGATGGAACTGTCGGAGGTTGACGAGTTGCTCCAAGAGATGGAAGCTACCGAATTAGAATTAtcgaaaagaataaataacacTGGCGGATATCAGTATCGCAATGAGCCACTTCATCCAATGTCATCGACGCAAACGGTTGATAACGCAAGCGGTCAAGAAAGAGAAGCGCAATATAAGCTTGGTGCGCGTCGAAAATCAGATTTCCAATGGGAGAACAAAGACGCCCAACTTACCGATGCTTTGTCAGCCTTTTCTCAAAAGAAAGCAAACGACGCATTCCCCGATATATCATTGTCATATGATGATTCATTCCAACCAAGTGAGactgacaaaataatttctggaTTTAAGACATGGGAACGGAACCTTCAGCAGCctgttataaaatcaaatgGATATACGATgggaaatgtaaaaaatatagatcaTTTGTTTAATGTATCAGCCACAATTGACGGCGCTAAACCAAAAGAATCAGTAGCAGAATCAAACGTTCTAATGACAGATGAAGCAGATGCAAGCGGTGTATATATTCAACCAAAATCTTCCATTACAAATACAGGTCCTATATCACATATCAATGAATCAGCCAAGCTTTCTGGTATGATGCCGTCGAAGACCGTACAATGTAGTAACACGGAACCTTTAAATCTTTGTAAAATATCACAGCataatgaaactttatatGATAAAGAAAGATCTGATTTTGGTAAAAGTACCGTGCACGTTGGAACAAATACAGATCTTAATTTAAGGTAATTTATATGCTTACTATTTTTATCGcacattaactttttttaacatatagaaaatattgttgtgttgttacaaaatttatttttcaggaaatgtCAACGATTTTTATCACTTTCGGATTTCTGGGAATCTAATCCAGCTAGATCGCAAGAAGAAACTCTTAGAATCAAAATAGAAGAGGAGAAATTCCGTAGAGaggtattataaatatgcaatattgcAAGTATATGgcataagaattattttatatttttatttcagcatTGCGAGCATCTGATTCAAGAACTTCAGAAACGTTTGCTGGAACAACAGGAAAAAGTCGCGGTAGCAGTTAGAGTcgacaatgaaaaaaatgtcttgATATCTCAATTCCATACATCTTGGTCTAAATTAAAGCAACAAGTCGAAATATTAAAGGTTGAGCATAAAAATTCTCAAACTAATTTGCAAAGCATCACGGAAAAACATCAATCTGAGATATCAGAATTTCAAACTCAAGTCAAACGGCTGGAAGGAGAATTATCGAAAGCTTTAGACTTGGCGGCTGGATATAAAGAGAAGAGTGACACTATGATCAAAGAGAAGATTGACCTACTAAAAATTCATGCAGatgaattagaaaattacaaatcaCTAGTTCAAGAAGCAGAAGATAGATGTGAACAAATGAAGACGGAATTCAATACGTTGTTGGCGAAGAATCAACAAAATGAAGCGGCATTAAAAACTGTTCAATCGGAATTGAATAAAGAACGCTTGAGGGGAGGCGAAGTGCGAAGTGAGATGGGTGTCATTCATAAAGCACTAGATGCTTGTGAAGCCGAGTTGATAGTGCTCaggcaagaaaaagaaaatttacaaCTTAAACTCAAAGAAGAGATAAATAGAAATTCTATTTTAGAACAGAAGAATTCATCGTTGCTCGTATCTATTGACGACGCTAAGAGATCAgaagtaatatattacatatgttgatctatttcttataatgtattaaagtTCACTTTATTagccatatattttatttttgtctttattgTTTCAGAAATTAGCCAAGGATGAAACCAAGTCTGTTGCAGAACAGAAGGAAAAGATCAGAGCAGAATTACAAGAGGTTTACCAGAAGCAAGTTGACGAGGTGGTGAAAgcaaaattacaagaatttcAAACGCAACTTGATAATGCCGAGTCAGAATTTTTAGAGGAATTGAAAACAAGGCAACAAGTTATAGCTGAATGTGCTGCTAGGAAGATAAAGGATGTTATCGATAAGTTCGTTCActatacacatttttatagCAACGcggtaaaatatatacaaatcttCTAAGTTATATACGTGTTGGATTTTGTTTTAGACACCGTTTGGAAATAAACTTGCTGGAGGAAAAACATAAAGAGGAAAAACGATTATGCGAATTACAATTAGCTCAAGCTTTACAGAGATCGTCTATGCTCGAAACACACTTGAATTCTCAACGCGCAGCGAAATCTCAACTTGCGGAGCAATTACATTCCGTTATGCAAAAGCAATGGCAACAGGCTCTGCATATTATATCAGGTTAGTCGCAGAATGTGCTCGaatttacatacaaaattattatgattacagtattaattttatgcgtgaatttaaaaaaaaatgttattacagGCAGTAATATGGATAATACTTCCttgattcaaaaaattcacacagacaaatattttgattctaAATATCCTAAAAAATCTGAATCAATGCCAAATTGTTATACTAAACTTTCTCAAGAACCAATAAAACATACTATGCCGTTAGAAACACATAATTTGATCAGTGCACCACCTCTTGAAGATCAAAATGAAAGCGTGATAACTATGAATTCCATCGAAAATACTCCGTTAGTCAGTGGAAATGAATCGAAGGATGACCTTcgaaaatatgtgaaaatggtaagtaaaattaagataCAGGCGATAATTTAAGGTATTCACAAcacaaatatcaataaattttttacagattacAGAAATGCAGCTAGCAAAGGAAGACAGAGATCCAAAACCAAGAAGCAGCATTTCGAGTCCACCATTGGAATGCAGAGAGGTACCGCGGAAACATTACTTAAAAAAGGAATTGAGTATGATGAGTGAGGATAGCGTCACGTGGCAACCAAGTCCCGAGGTttgtttatcataataattaatgatgaatcaacgcacatatatatatatacgaataacGTCACTTTTCTTACTAGAATATATACGATGTTAGTGGACATATGTCTCTTCCGCAAAAAATGCTTTCAAAAATAGATCAGCAGAAAAACAAGCCCCCTTGGAAatgatatataacatataatgaTGACGATACTGAAGGCGTGGACGAGCTTGATTATGCTAGTTTAACTTGATACAGTGTACTTAATTAGcagtaaaataagttttatatggAACAAATACCAATATCTATTTTTcagcaaaaagaaaatttaataaataagatcttttatatattgcattaatttgcAGTTCTACACTTCTCTATTCTTTCCTATTTTTCTATCACGGAAGGATAGCATTCAATATCATTTTGTGAGTTGAAAATGACCaatgaaaatttactttatttgtttttaggtgggtagatatagatatatttatccaTTTTCATGCCTTTTAGAGCTTAAAAggttttacaaaattatttgaaacatattatatatcgagATCGTAATAACATAAACTTGACAAAAACATAACATTGCTGCTATATTAGTCTTGTGAatactataatttatattaatttccataattattaagtatattttgcTATTCGAAGATAATCCTCAATTTCCACCATGACACATCAGACAGAAATATTTCCGTAAGTCATGATTGCTAAGTATGTAGAGGAAAAGGATgtgtgataaaataataaactgagGAATTGATAAGTTTATCACGTAGCGGGAATTCAGTGTGCGTTTATTGCGGTTCTAAAATGACAAACTGTTTCATACGCCCgagcataattaaaaatatctctttatatgtatatttgaatGAATCGCGCAGAAAAAtgcatgcatatatttatatctacacATCAAGTATATCATTGTTATATTAGTGTAATCGAAAAAATCAATAGTTTCCACCAATATTTGCATCTTTCGATaactcaatttatttaaaaagaacgaTGATTTATTTCTGGAAAAAAGCATTCTCCTTCCTGTAAAGGATTCCAGTAATATACTTCCTGTAAAGAATGTTGTAGCGTCTCTTTCATGAAAGGcttcattttacaaaaaatatatttggcGCGAGAGATTACCGCGTCTTTTAATAGATATCGTGGAAGTTATACATGATCATTTAAT is part of the Temnothorax longispinosus isolate EJ_2023e chromosome 12, Tlon_JGU_v1, whole genome shotgun sequence genome and encodes:
- the Cnb gene encoding uncharacterized protein Cnb isoform X3 produces the protein MRALLLSCVARQLLHTRSRIVQEMELSEVDELLQEMEATELELSKRINNTGGYQYRNEPLHPMSSTQTVDNASGQEREAQYKLGARRKSDFQWENKDAQLTDALSAFSQKKANDAFPDISLSYDDSFQPSETDKIISGFKTWERNLQQPVIKSNGYTMGNVKNIDHLFNVSATIDGAKPKESVAESNVLMTDEADASGVYIQPKSSITNTGPISHINESAKLSGMMPSKTVQCSNTEPLNLCKISQHNETLYDKERSDFGKSTVHVGTNTDLNLRKCQRFLSLSDFWESNPARSQEETLRIKIEEEKFRREHCEHLIQELQKRLLEQQEKVAVAVRVDNEKNVLISQFHTSWSKLKQQVEILKVEHKNSQTNLQSITEKHQSEISEFQTQVKRLEGELSKALDLAAGYKEKSDTMIKEKIDLLKIHADELENYKSLVQEAEDRCEQMKTEFNTLLAKNQQNEAALKTVQSELNKERLRGGEVRSEMGVIHKALDACEAELIVLRQEKENLQLKLKEEINRNSILEQKNSSLLVSIDDAKRSEKLAKDETKSVAEQKEKIRAELQEVYQKQVDEVVKAKLQEFQTQLDNAESEFLEELKTRQQVIAECAARKIKDVIDKHRLEINLLEEKHKEEKRLCELQLAQALQRSSMLETHLNSQRAAKSQLAEQLHSVMQKQWQQALHIISGSNMDNTSLIQKIHTDKYFDSKYPKKSESMPNCYTKLSQEPIKHTMPLETHNLISAPPLEDQNESVITMNSIENTPLVSGNESKDDLRKYVKMITEMQLAKEDRDPKPRSSISSPPLECREVPRKHYLKKELSMMSEDSVTWQPSPENIYDVSGHMSLPQKMLSKIDQQKNKPPWK
- the Cnb gene encoding uncharacterized protein Cnb isoform X1; this encodes MSESDDTDVLLLIPPDIFHVPSSDSDTSSDRASRTDCAGGGVISELVGHMQSLESRITAIESRDNSLDISAPSSLLNDSQPVYGSASYPAYQRQTLPRTRFSVSQGASLQNTPVKPRKSLSVPSTPNGYSSQSCTNFPKRDVRSGCHLTTVDTSHSTNTNNLTRTKHDALTSYSDSFAVPPASCGTGLSHATVMSTKDSCLSLRANDRMSNLSCKPHDSPPSAIPVSNSSNASIGQLLHTRSRIVQEMELSEVDELLQEMEATELELSKRINNTGGYQYRNEPLHPMSSTQTVDNASGQEREAQYKLGARRKSDFQWENKDAQLTDALSAFSQKKANDAFPDISLSYDDSFQPSETDKIISGFKTWERNLQQPVIKSNGYTMGNVKNIDHLFNVSATIDGAKPKESVAESNVLMTDEADASGVYIQPKSSITNTGPISHINESAKLSGMMPSKTVQCSNTEPLNLCKISQHNETLYDKERSDFGKSTVHVGTNTDLNLRKCQRFLSLSDFWESNPARSQEETLRIKIEEEKFRREHCEHLIQELQKRLLEQQEKVAVAVRVDNEKNVLISQFHTSWSKLKQQVEILKVEHKNSQTNLQSITEKHQSEISEFQTQVKRLEGELSKALDLAAGYKEKSDTMIKEKIDLLKIHADELENYKSLVQEAEDRCEQMKTEFNTLLAKNQQNEAALKTVQSELNKERLRGGEVRSEMGVIHKALDACEAELIVLRQEKENLQLKLKEEINRNSILEQKNSSLLVSIDDAKRSEKLAKDETKSVAEQKEKIRAELQEVYQKQVDEVVKAKLQEFQTQLDNAESEFLEELKTRQQVIAECAARKIKDVIDKHRLEINLLEEKHKEEKRLCELQLAQALQRSSMLETHLNSQRAAKSQLAEQLHSVMQKQWQQALHIISGSNMDNTSLIQKIHTDKYFDSKYPKKSESMPNCYTKLSQEPIKHTMPLETHNLISAPPLEDQNESVITMNSIENTPLVSGNESKDDLRKYVKMITEMQLAKEDRDPKPRSSISSPPLECREVPRKHYLKKELSMMSEDSVTWQPSPENIYDVSGHMSLPQKMLSKIDQQKNKPPWK
- the Cnb gene encoding uncharacterized protein Cnb isoform X2, coding for MSESDDTDVLLLIPPDIFHVPSSDSDTSSDRASRTDCAGGGVISELVGHMQSLESRITAIESRDNSLDISAPSSLLNDSQPVYGSASYPAYQRQTLPRTRFSVSQGASLQNTPVKPRKSLSVPSTPNGYSSQSCTNFPKRDVRSGCHLTTVDTSHSTNTNNLTRTKHDALTSYSDSFAVPPASCGTGLSHATVMSTKDSCLSLRANDRQLLHTRSRIVQEMELSEVDELLQEMEATELELSKRINNTGGYQYRNEPLHPMSSTQTVDNASGQEREAQYKLGARRKSDFQWENKDAQLTDALSAFSQKKANDAFPDISLSYDDSFQPSETDKIISGFKTWERNLQQPVIKSNGYTMGNVKNIDHLFNVSATIDGAKPKESVAESNVLMTDEADASGVYIQPKSSITNTGPISHINESAKLSGMMPSKTVQCSNTEPLNLCKISQHNETLYDKERSDFGKSTVHVGTNTDLNLRKCQRFLSLSDFWESNPARSQEETLRIKIEEEKFRREHCEHLIQELQKRLLEQQEKVAVAVRVDNEKNVLISQFHTSWSKLKQQVEILKVEHKNSQTNLQSITEKHQSEISEFQTQVKRLEGELSKALDLAAGYKEKSDTMIKEKIDLLKIHADELENYKSLVQEAEDRCEQMKTEFNTLLAKNQQNEAALKTVQSELNKERLRGGEVRSEMGVIHKALDACEAELIVLRQEKENLQLKLKEEINRNSILEQKNSSLLVSIDDAKRSEKLAKDETKSVAEQKEKIRAELQEVYQKQVDEVVKAKLQEFQTQLDNAESEFLEELKTRQQVIAECAARKIKDVIDKHRLEINLLEEKHKEEKRLCELQLAQALQRSSMLETHLNSQRAAKSQLAEQLHSVMQKQWQQALHIISGSNMDNTSLIQKIHTDKYFDSKYPKKSESMPNCYTKLSQEPIKHTMPLETHNLISAPPLEDQNESVITMNSIENTPLVSGNESKDDLRKYVKMITEMQLAKEDRDPKPRSSISSPPLECREVPRKHYLKKELSMMSEDSVTWQPSPENIYDVSGHMSLPQKMLSKIDQQKNKPPWK